One window of Vespa velutina chromosome 2, iVesVel2.1, whole genome shotgun sequence genomic DNA carries:
- the LOC124947333 gene encoding uncharacterized protein LOC124947333 isoform X4, translated as MNALATDIVRSNGERIGAGKGAAVMEDPQTPGSDCNSNPATDSMQQDLIGSDFIQDNVEYQWCTDYGYKDGGLHVHPSVLSSLSASYSREDVGYYDDLSRNLDANLAEIDMESFRSADIHTLLTALPVMCTDPVQHSEFNYQRERYASISGSVMEKLDIGSSISPHTSSQGEESACSTTDTMSICKSSLLFSPVKETPVLPPAGSYSVDSLDCEDMLLTCQANNKNNYTIAFEGSITMYSDSSPDFENQEKPETYEVPETYYKKKGLRRTILDSSMVCSDSKIYTTWSNLKHSSMNKVITRHPSGNNNTIPNFLHGTGNTTISINKRSQSLPDLTRIQESPTNIHLNFSVDSAESNNHPLPSHNSGSAMSRSVNEENSDGSGNISSGKKLQNLSLVKLFMKQKSMSAEGMSLTLDQSDSISDSGWPTSNSASDSGTNTNTQIQRQNINTCTRPLPEKDFSINWVRSDCYNNKEVESQKDKLADIPNTFTSNKENKDDMISSASVEELSESITKSELVHDSDIEQIDFEISQDDLECRSKHLRIFQENKSVISKTTGIQAMVETEDNEVQTSLIYKVPAERDSPSIRETIVNKRPVYVVYPNYTLPDLSFLNIKDTKLDNVALKPQCYDKSKPGWKHSNRCNRPFSCNDIDALKQRGFSHVKDWESLTFLLPTEYKKILHDVPEVSEHININEQTKKPLFCLSPPMRHKTRPISELIPNNTSSTSSTATQPSSGYRGSSTILTDSSTNQQLLPNNVANPLYLYRYDSISSEASLVSNDKKIHRTVNQAKQTYPNLPKRSISLPYGDRESDCCNGKVPPRPPLPRSILRKNKVPTSKRYSMFEMGGVEEVEDQCSEPNKRMSLQEPYYMNNDLQLLCRGRIIDSEKDVDETEEKCNTATNFILERLNEVVNNTNVDYETSQNSEDDIKQLEEFLKRSGLSSESSEGDNEDPEVKLRSYVRKFLALRMNKDVVKNIDMAESQKKTVSFALHEKKRYSDEKPNNANVPTNEHNKDRCFQDLNKEINPENKVDLEEKRNMISSTSKAVDLLLKYWNAEPTNGRQNYNDKNECAQLCLSNLCPTLYAIMSDGLKSHLQSTFGPIANSVWQVVEASAQQGPLTKTLNELVQKINGEDIITEGMLKFHAFVFGLLNLRALDAWFAYLCTRESILRKHYNSNSLFTGALASTDVREVVDNLLDILHPLAFCPFQLDLLYQYRQLHNSFGNMNNYNIDGLNFRNVDLLQKDHHFEKADNCGTVLSPRKIRPRSCVNVYNDYDDKSIIAHKTDLENVVKKRFNNTVGTKVLHGLEKLASEDSEDYTDSLEHSPLNRGATKQMIPIKSLSPDSKMDDEDTITGETKFRKLQEKWELMIGKEETGKNQPGTALPLSPMRTPANLGKSKIPRLLTSPIKQPNVAIGSVKTVKSPISGIPSLKKPVTLSTTKTVLMKPIETRGKSVQETRRTSRVDQDIVGTSRAHLSRPSSLPYKSYGVMSKEKNLLSPQRRAASTSLPRPNTVTRNPPRKQPLKLVK; from the exons ATGAAC gCCCTGGCAACGGATATTGTCCGTAGCAACGGAGAACGTATCG GTGCAGGCAAAGGAGCTGCAGTCATGGAAGATCCGCAAACACCAGGATCGGATTGCAATTCCAATCCTGCAACAGATTCTATGCAGCAAGATCTTATTGGTTCAGACTTTATACAAGACAATGTGGAATATCAGTGGTGTACAGATTATGG ATACAAAGATGGAGGATTACATGTCCATCCTAGTGTTCTGTCTTCACTCTCTGCATCATATTCCCGGGAAGATGTGGGTTATTATGATGACCTGTCTCGTAATTTGGATGCTAATTTAGCAGAAATTGATATGGAAAGTTTTCGTAGTGCAGACATCCACACTCTTCTTACTGCTTTACCAGTTATGTGTACTGATCCAGTTCAACATTCAGAG TTTAACTATCAAAGGGAACGTTATGCCAGTATATCTGGCTCCGTCATGGAAAAACTTGACATCGGTTCTTCAATCAGCCCACACACCAGCAGCCAG ggAGAAGAATCTGCTTGTTCAACAACTGATACAATGTCTATATGcaaatcatcattattattctctccTGTGAAAGAAACACCTGTGCTACCGCCAGCAGGTAGTTACAGTGTAGATTCATTGGACTGTGAAGATATGCTGTTAACTTGTCaagcaaataataaaaataattatactattgcTTTTGAAGGTAGTATTACAATGTACTCTGATAGTTCTCCAGATTTCGAAAATCAAg AAAAACCAGAAACATACGAAGTACCAGAAACTTACTACAAAAAAAAGGGGTTACGAAGAACTATATTAGATTCGTCAATGGTGTGTTCtgattctaaaatatatactacTTGGAGTAATTTAAAACATTCTTCCATGAATAAGGTTATAACTCGACATCCTTCGGGCAATAACAATACCATTCCAAATTTTTTACATGGGACAGGAAATACaactatatctataaataaaagaagtcaAAGCTTACCAGATCTTACACGAATTCAAGAATCACCTACTAATATTCATCTCAATTTTTCT GTTGATTCTGCTGAATCAAATAACCACCCATTACCATCACACAATTCAGGCTCTGCAATGAGTCGATCtgtaaatgaagaaaattccGATGGTAgtggaaatatttcttctgGGAAAAAGTTACAAAATCTAAGCCTAGTAAAATTGTTTATGAAACAAAAGAGTATGAGCGCTGAAGGAATGAGTCTTACTTTGGATCAATCTGATTCCATCAGTGATAGTGGTTGGCCTACAAGCAATAGTGCTAGTGATAGTGGAACTAATACAAATACACAAATACAgcgacaaaatataaatacatgtacTCGTCCACTTcctgaaaaagatttttctataaattggGTTCGTAGtgattgttataataataaagaagtagAAAGTCAAAAAGATAAGTTGGCTGACATTCCAAATACTTTTACAAgcaataaggaaaataaagatgacATGATTTCATCTGCCTCGGTCGAAGAATTGTCGGAAAGCATAACTAAATCAGAACTCGTACATGACAGTGATATCGAACAAATAGATTTCGAAATTTCACAGGATGACTTGGAATGCCGTTCAAAACATTTACGGATTTTTCAGGAAAATAAATCTGTAATATCTAAAACAACAGGAATTCAAGCAATGGTCGAAACAGAAGATAACGAAGTGCAAACGTCACTAATTTACAAAGTACCTGCAGAAAGAGATAGCCCTTCTATACGGGAAACGATAGTTAATAAAAGGCCTGTTTATGTTGTATATCCTAATTATACGTTACCAgatctttcatttcttaatattaaagatacgAAATTAGACAATGTAGCATTAAAGCCTCAATGTTATGATAAAAGTAAGCCAGGATGGAAACATTCAAATAGATGCAACAGACCGTTCTCTTGTAACGATATCGATGCGCTTAAACAACGTGGATTTTCACACGTTAAGGATTGGGAGTCGCTAACATTCCTTTTACCTactgaatataaaaaaatattacatgatGTGCCAGAAGTTTCAGAGCATATCAATATCAATGAACAAACTAAAAAACCATTGTTTTGTTTATCTCCCCCAATGCGACATAAAACAAGACCAATAAGTGAACTTATACCAAATAATACTTCCTCAACTAGTAGTACTGCTACGCAGCCATCTTCTGGATATCGAGGCTCATCTACGATCTTGACGGATTCCTCTACAAATCAGCAGCTACTTCCTAATAATGTAGCTAATCCATTATACCTGTATCGCTATGATAGCATTAGTTCTGAAGCAAGTTTAGTGAGCaacgataagaaaattcaTAGAACTGTTAATCAAGCAAAGCAAACCTATCCTAATTTACCTAAACGGTCCATTTCATTACCTTATGGAGATAGAGAATCTGATTGCTGCAATGGCAAAGTGCCACCAAGACCTCCTTTACCAAGAAGTATcttaagaaagaataaagttcCCACAAGTAAGAGATACAGTATGTTTGAAATGGGAGGAgtggaagaagtagaagatcAATGTTCTGAACCAAATAAAAGAATGTCGTTACAAGAAccatattatatgaataatgatTTACAACTATTATGCCGCGGGAGAATTATCGATTCAGAAAAAGATGTTGacgaaacagaagaaaaatgtaatacag ctactaattttattttagagaGACTGAATGAAGTTGTTAATAATACGAACGTAGATTATGAAACTTCTCAAAATAGTGAAGATGATATAAAGCAAttagaagaatttttaaaacgtaGTGGTTTATCGTCAGAAAGTAGCGAAGGAGATAATGAAGATCCCGAAGTTAAATTAAGATCGTACGTGAGAAAATTTTTAGCACTTAGAATGAATAAAGATGTAGTCAAAAACATTGATATGGCTGAATCACAAAAAAAGACTGTCAGTTTCGCTTTACacgaaaaaaaacgatattcaGATGAAAag CCAAATAATGCAAATGTTCCGACGAATGAGCACAATAAAGATAGATGTTTTCAGGATCTAAACAAAGAAATCAATCCTGAGAACAAAGTGGatttagaagaaaaacgaa atatGATATCATCCACAAGCAAAGCTGTTGACTTACTACTCAAATATTGGAATGCTGAACCTACTAATGGTCGgcaaaattataatgataaaaatgaatgtgcACAACTTTGTTTGAGTAATCTCTGCCCAACTTTGTATGCTATAATGTCAGATGGTCTAAAATCACATTTGCAGTCTACTTTTGGTCCAATAGCAAACAGTGTATGGCAAGTTGTTGAGGCTTCTGCTCAGCAAGGGCCACTTACAAAGACATTGAACGAGTTAGTTCAAAAGATTAATGGCGAAGATATTATTACTGAGGGAATGCTTAAATTTCATGCATTTGTATTTGGTCTGTTGAA tttgcGAGCTTTGGATGCTTGGTTTGCATATTTATGTACAAGAGAATCGATTTTACGAAAacattataatagtaatagtttaTTTACCGGAGCATTAGCAAGTACCGACGTTCGAGAAGTTgttgataatttattagatattttacaTCCTCTAGCATTTTGCCCATTTCAGCTTGATCTTTTATACCAATATCGACAATTACATAATAGTTTCGGTAATatgaacaattataatatagat gGACTAAATTTTAGAAATGTTGATTTACTTCAAAAAGATCATCATTTTGAAAAAGCAGATAATTGTGGAACTGTATTAAGTCCAAGAAAAATACGTCCACGGTCTTGCGttaatgtttataatgattatgacgataagTCTATCATTGCACATAAAACTGATCTTGAAAATGTTGTAAAGAAACGTTTTAACAACACTGTCGGGACAAAAGTATTGCATGGTTTAGAAAAATTAGCTTCCGAAGATTCCGAAGATTATACTGATAGCCTTGAACATTCTCCATTGAATAGAGGGGCAACAAAACAAATGATTCCTATTAAATCATTAAGTCCAGATTCTAAAATGGACGATGAAGATACGATTACCGGAGAAACTAAATTTAGGAAACTGCAAGAAAAATGGGAATTAATGATTGGGAAAGAAGAAACTGGAAAAAACCAACCGGGAACGGCATTACCCTTATCGCCTATGCGAACACCTGCGAATTTGGGAAAATCAAAAATACCACGACTTTTAACATCACCTATTAAACAACCAAATGTAGCAATAGGATCTGTAAAAACTGTTAAGTCTCCTATCTCTGGAATACCTTCTTTGAAAAAGCCGGTTACATTATCAACTACCAAAACAGTATTAATGAAACCAATAGAAACAAGGGGGAAAAGTGTACAAGAAACACGACGTACGAGTCGTGTAGATCAAGACATAGTCGGAACATCGCGAGCTCATTTGTCACGACCTAGCTCTTTACCTTATAAATCCTATGGAGTTatgtcgaaagagaaaaatctccTATCTCCTCAAAGACGAGCTGCTTCCACATCTTTACCAAGGCCAAATACAGTTACACGTAATCCTCCGAGGAAACAACCGCTAAA attAGTAAAATAA
- the LOC124947333 gene encoding uncharacterized protein LOC124947333 isoform X1 produces the protein MMIVLLLCVIMKIAEFSAGRVSPSLQPSRRRQRPRKRPPPSPPLRQHEQQQSPSLSCRKRQDWNYYRVPCDKCMYFLQKQCAGKGAAVMEDPQTPGSDCNSNPATDSMQQDLIGSDFIQDNVEYQWCTDYGYKDGGLHVHPSVLSSLSASYSREDVGYYDDLSRNLDANLAEIDMESFRSADIHTLLTALPVMCTDPVQHSEFNYQRERYASISGSVMEKLDIGSSISPHTSSQGEESACSTTDTMSICKSSLLFSPVKETPVLPPAGSYSVDSLDCEDMLLTCQANNKNNYTIAFEGSITMYSDSSPDFENQEKPETYEVPETYYKKKGLRRTILDSSMVCSDSKIYTTWSNLKHSSMNKVITRHPSGNNNTIPNFLHGTGNTTISINKRSQSLPDLTRIQESPTNIHLNFSVDSAESNNHPLPSHNSGSAMSRSVNEENSDGSGNISSGKKLQNLSLVKLFMKQKSMSAEGMSLTLDQSDSISDSGWPTSNSASDSGTNTNTQIQRQNINTCTRPLPEKDFSINWVRSDCYNNKEVESQKDKLADIPNTFTSNKENKDDMISSASVEELSESITKSELVHDSDIEQIDFEISQDDLECRSKHLRIFQENKSVISKTTGIQAMVETEDNEVQTSLIYKVPAERDSPSIRETIVNKRPVYVVYPNYTLPDLSFLNIKDTKLDNVALKPQCYDKSKPGWKHSNRCNRPFSCNDIDALKQRGFSHVKDWESLTFLLPTEYKKILHDVPEVSEHININEQTKKPLFCLSPPMRHKTRPISELIPNNTSSTSSTATQPSSGYRGSSTILTDSSTNQQLLPNNVANPLYLYRYDSISSEASLVSNDKKIHRTVNQAKQTYPNLPKRSISLPYGDRESDCCNGKVPPRPPLPRSILRKNKVPTSKRYSMFEMGGVEEVEDQCSEPNKRMSLQEPYYMNNDLQLLCRGRIIDSEKDVDETEEKCNTATNFILERLNEVVNNTNVDYETSQNSEDDIKQLEEFLKRSGLSSESSEGDNEDPEVKLRSYVRKFLALRMNKDVVKNIDMAESQKKTVSFALHEKKRYSDEKPNNANVPTNEHNKDRCFQDLNKEINPENKVDLEEKRNMISSTSKAVDLLLKYWNAEPTNGRQNYNDKNECAQLCLSNLCPTLYAIMSDGLKSHLQSTFGPIANSVWQVVEASAQQGPLTKTLNELVQKINGEDIITEGMLKFHAFVFGLLNLRALDAWFAYLCTRESILRKHYNSNSLFTGALASTDVREVVDNLLDILHPLAFCPFQLDLLYQYRQLHNSFGNMNNYNIDGLNFRNVDLLQKDHHFEKADNCGTVLSPRKIRPRSCVNVYNDYDDKSIIAHKTDLENVVKKRFNNTVGTKVLHGLEKLASEDSEDYTDSLEHSPLNRGATKQMIPIKSLSPDSKMDDEDTITGETKFRKLQEKWELMIGKEETGKNQPGTALPLSPMRTPANLGKSKIPRLLTSPIKQPNVAIGSVKTVKSPISGIPSLKKPVTLSTTKTVLMKPIETRGKSVQETRRTSRVDQDIVGTSRAHLSRPSSLPYKSYGVMSKEKNLLSPQRRAASTSLPRPNTVTRNPPRKQPLKLVK, from the exons ATGATGATAGTGCTTCTGTTGTGCGTCATCATGAAGATAGCAGAATTCTCTGCTGGTCGCGTGAGTCCGTCACTTCAACCATCGCGACGTCGACAACGGCCACGAAAAAGGCCACCGCCATCACCACCATTGCGACAACATGAACAACAGCAATCACCCTCCTTGTCCTGTCGTAAACGACAGGATTGGAATTATTATCGAGTTCCATGCGATAAATGCATGTATTTTCTTCAGAAACAAT GTGCAGGCAAAGGAGCTGCAGTCATGGAAGATCCGCAAACACCAGGATCGGATTGCAATTCCAATCCTGCAACAGATTCTATGCAGCAAGATCTTATTGGTTCAGACTTTATACAAGACAATGTGGAATATCAGTGGTGTACAGATTATGG ATACAAAGATGGAGGATTACATGTCCATCCTAGTGTTCTGTCTTCACTCTCTGCATCATATTCCCGGGAAGATGTGGGTTATTATGATGACCTGTCTCGTAATTTGGATGCTAATTTAGCAGAAATTGATATGGAAAGTTTTCGTAGTGCAGACATCCACACTCTTCTTACTGCTTTACCAGTTATGTGTACTGATCCAGTTCAACATTCAGAG TTTAACTATCAAAGGGAACGTTATGCCAGTATATCTGGCTCCGTCATGGAAAAACTTGACATCGGTTCTTCAATCAGCCCACACACCAGCAGCCAG ggAGAAGAATCTGCTTGTTCAACAACTGATACAATGTCTATATGcaaatcatcattattattctctccTGTGAAAGAAACACCTGTGCTACCGCCAGCAGGTAGTTACAGTGTAGATTCATTGGACTGTGAAGATATGCTGTTAACTTGTCaagcaaataataaaaataattatactattgcTTTTGAAGGTAGTATTACAATGTACTCTGATAGTTCTCCAGATTTCGAAAATCAAg AAAAACCAGAAACATACGAAGTACCAGAAACTTACTACAAAAAAAAGGGGTTACGAAGAACTATATTAGATTCGTCAATGGTGTGTTCtgattctaaaatatatactacTTGGAGTAATTTAAAACATTCTTCCATGAATAAGGTTATAACTCGACATCCTTCGGGCAATAACAATACCATTCCAAATTTTTTACATGGGACAGGAAATACaactatatctataaataaaagaagtcaAAGCTTACCAGATCTTACACGAATTCAAGAATCACCTACTAATATTCATCTCAATTTTTCT GTTGATTCTGCTGAATCAAATAACCACCCATTACCATCACACAATTCAGGCTCTGCAATGAGTCGATCtgtaaatgaagaaaattccGATGGTAgtggaaatatttcttctgGGAAAAAGTTACAAAATCTAAGCCTAGTAAAATTGTTTATGAAACAAAAGAGTATGAGCGCTGAAGGAATGAGTCTTACTTTGGATCAATCTGATTCCATCAGTGATAGTGGTTGGCCTACAAGCAATAGTGCTAGTGATAGTGGAACTAATACAAATACACAAATACAgcgacaaaatataaatacatgtacTCGTCCACTTcctgaaaaagatttttctataaattggGTTCGTAGtgattgttataataataaagaagtagAAAGTCAAAAAGATAAGTTGGCTGACATTCCAAATACTTTTACAAgcaataaggaaaataaagatgacATGATTTCATCTGCCTCGGTCGAAGAATTGTCGGAAAGCATAACTAAATCAGAACTCGTACATGACAGTGATATCGAACAAATAGATTTCGAAATTTCACAGGATGACTTGGAATGCCGTTCAAAACATTTACGGATTTTTCAGGAAAATAAATCTGTAATATCTAAAACAACAGGAATTCAAGCAATGGTCGAAACAGAAGATAACGAAGTGCAAACGTCACTAATTTACAAAGTACCTGCAGAAAGAGATAGCCCTTCTATACGGGAAACGATAGTTAATAAAAGGCCTGTTTATGTTGTATATCCTAATTATACGTTACCAgatctttcatttcttaatattaaagatacgAAATTAGACAATGTAGCATTAAAGCCTCAATGTTATGATAAAAGTAAGCCAGGATGGAAACATTCAAATAGATGCAACAGACCGTTCTCTTGTAACGATATCGATGCGCTTAAACAACGTGGATTTTCACACGTTAAGGATTGGGAGTCGCTAACATTCCTTTTACCTactgaatataaaaaaatattacatgatGTGCCAGAAGTTTCAGAGCATATCAATATCAATGAACAAACTAAAAAACCATTGTTTTGTTTATCTCCCCCAATGCGACATAAAACAAGACCAATAAGTGAACTTATACCAAATAATACTTCCTCAACTAGTAGTACTGCTACGCAGCCATCTTCTGGATATCGAGGCTCATCTACGATCTTGACGGATTCCTCTACAAATCAGCAGCTACTTCCTAATAATGTAGCTAATCCATTATACCTGTATCGCTATGATAGCATTAGTTCTGAAGCAAGTTTAGTGAGCaacgataagaaaattcaTAGAACTGTTAATCAAGCAAAGCAAACCTATCCTAATTTACCTAAACGGTCCATTTCATTACCTTATGGAGATAGAGAATCTGATTGCTGCAATGGCAAAGTGCCACCAAGACCTCCTTTACCAAGAAGTATcttaagaaagaataaagttcCCACAAGTAAGAGATACAGTATGTTTGAAATGGGAGGAgtggaagaagtagaagatcAATGTTCTGAACCAAATAAAAGAATGTCGTTACAAGAAccatattatatgaataatgatTTACAACTATTATGCCGCGGGAGAATTATCGATTCAGAAAAAGATGTTGacgaaacagaagaaaaatgtaatacag ctactaattttattttagagaGACTGAATGAAGTTGTTAATAATACGAACGTAGATTATGAAACTTCTCAAAATAGTGAAGATGATATAAAGCAAttagaagaatttttaaaacgtaGTGGTTTATCGTCAGAAAGTAGCGAAGGAGATAATGAAGATCCCGAAGTTAAATTAAGATCGTACGTGAGAAAATTTTTAGCACTTAGAATGAATAAAGATGTAGTCAAAAACATTGATATGGCTGAATCACAAAAAAAGACTGTCAGTTTCGCTTTACacgaaaaaaaacgatattcaGATGAAAag CCAAATAATGCAAATGTTCCGACGAATGAGCACAATAAAGATAGATGTTTTCAGGATCTAAACAAAGAAATCAATCCTGAGAACAAAGTGGatttagaagaaaaacgaa atatGATATCATCCACAAGCAAAGCTGTTGACTTACTACTCAAATATTGGAATGCTGAACCTACTAATGGTCGgcaaaattataatgataaaaatgaatgtgcACAACTTTGTTTGAGTAATCTCTGCCCAACTTTGTATGCTATAATGTCAGATGGTCTAAAATCACATTTGCAGTCTACTTTTGGTCCAATAGCAAACAGTGTATGGCAAGTTGTTGAGGCTTCTGCTCAGCAAGGGCCACTTACAAAGACATTGAACGAGTTAGTTCAAAAGATTAATGGCGAAGATATTATTACTGAGGGAATGCTTAAATTTCATGCATTTGTATTTGGTCTGTTGAA tttgcGAGCTTTGGATGCTTGGTTTGCATATTTATGTACAAGAGAATCGATTTTACGAAAacattataatagtaatagtttaTTTACCGGAGCATTAGCAAGTACCGACGTTCGAGAAGTTgttgataatttattagatattttacaTCCTCTAGCATTTTGCCCATTTCAGCTTGATCTTTTATACCAATATCGACAATTACATAATAGTTTCGGTAATatgaacaattataatatagat gGACTAAATTTTAGAAATGTTGATTTACTTCAAAAAGATCATCATTTTGAAAAAGCAGATAATTGTGGAACTGTATTAAGTCCAAGAAAAATACGTCCACGGTCTTGCGttaatgtttataatgattatgacgataagTCTATCATTGCACATAAAACTGATCTTGAAAATGTTGTAAAGAAACGTTTTAACAACACTGTCGGGACAAAAGTATTGCATGGTTTAGAAAAATTAGCTTCCGAAGATTCCGAAGATTATACTGATAGCCTTGAACATTCTCCATTGAATAGAGGGGCAACAAAACAAATGATTCCTATTAAATCATTAAGTCCAGATTCTAAAATGGACGATGAAGATACGATTACCGGAGAAACTAAATTTAGGAAACTGCAAGAAAAATGGGAATTAATGATTGGGAAAGAAGAAACTGGAAAAAACCAACCGGGAACGGCATTACCCTTATCGCCTATGCGAACACCTGCGAATTTGGGAAAATCAAAAATACCACGACTTTTAACATCACCTATTAAACAACCAAATGTAGCAATAGGATCTGTAAAAACTGTTAAGTCTCCTATCTCTGGAATACCTTCTTTGAAAAAGCCGGTTACATTATCAACTACCAAAACAGTATTAATGAAACCAATAGAAACAAGGGGGAAAAGTGTACAAGAAACACGACGTACGAGTCGTGTAGATCAAGACATAGTCGGAACATCGCGAGCTCATTTGTCACGACCTAGCTCTTTACCTTATAAATCCTATGGAGTTatgtcgaaagagaaaaatctccTATCTCCTCAAAGACGAGCTGCTTCCACATCTTTACCAAGGCCAAATACAGTTACACGTAATCCTCCGAGGAAACAACCGCTAAA attAGTAAAATAA